The DNA segment ATTATCAGAATGAAGGGGTTGGCATTGTAAGAATTGGAGATATATCTAATGGTCAAATTTCAAAACATAATATGAAATATGTCTCCTTTGAGTTAGCGGATTCATTAGATCCAAATCTTTTTGTTCAGAAAAATGACCTATTAATTGCAATGTCAGGGGCAACAACAGGTAAGCTTGGTCTCAATAGAACTGATGAAATTTTGATCTTAAATCAACGTGTTGGAAAATTTGACACCATCTTGATTAACAAAGAATTTCTGTATTTTTATTTAAATACAAGAATTAAAGAAAACTTAAGGATCTCGGCGGGAAGCGCTATACAAAATTTGAGTACAAAACAAATAAATAATACCTTTACGCCACTTCCTCCCATTAAAGAACAAGAGCGAATTGTTGAAAAAGTCGACCAACTCATGACCCTATGCGACCAAATGGAGGCAGAAAAAGAGAAAACACTAAAACACCGGGTAACACTGAACGCCACCGCCATCGATCACCTTCTTGGAGCCAGATCAGCCGATGAGTTTGACAAGCACTGGCACCTGATCGCAAATAATTTTGATCTCCTCTATGATAACCCGGAAAACGTCCAAAAACTGCGACAAGCCATTCTGCAGCTTGCCGTCTCCGGCAAGCTCATCCCCCAGGACCCCAGCGACGAACCCTCATCAGAACTCTTAAAACGCATCAAAGCCGAAAAAGACCGCCTGATCAAAGAAGGCAAAATCAAAAAGCCCAAATCCCTGACGCCTGTTGAGCCGAATGAGGTGCCTTATGAATTGCCGGAGGGCTGGGCGTGGACAAGATTGGGCACAGTCGGCCTTATCAATCCAAGAAATAGCTCTGATGATAAATCCCCTGTATCCTTTGTCCCTATGACATTAATTCCTTCAAAATATGGGGAAACCATTATAACTGAAAAAAGAACGTGGGGCGAAATTAAATCTGGTTACACGCACTTTGCGGAAAATGACGTGGTACTTGCCAAAATAACGCCATGCTTTCAGAACGGTAAATCAGCAGTCATGAAAGGCCTTGAAAACGGGATAGGTGCCGGAACAACTGAGCTGCACGTATTCCGCCGAATTGGTAACACAATTGTCCCAGAATATGTCTTGCTATACTTGAAATCACCTAAATTTATTGAAGAGGGTATTCCTAAGATGACAGGCTCAGCAGGACAAAAACGAGTCCCTAAGGATTATTTCTCACAAAACCCTTTTCCTTTACCACCGATAGAAGAGCAGAAAAGAATTATTCTGAAAGCCAATCATCTAATGAACCTATGCGACCAAATGGAGGCTTATTTAGAAAATTCCTCCTCTCAAGCCGATACCTTATTCAATGCCATTGCCGAGCAAGTAACCGCTTCATCAACGAATAGCGCATATGTCAATTGATCCAAAATAATACGCACCATTATTAACATAACCGGGTCGAACAAAAACCATCTGAATTTATTTGAAAAGGTCGCACAAGTGCAATTTGCTAATGATGTTGAGCTCTATGTCAAAATGACCTTTTTCGATATTGATAAGTTATTAAATTAACGAAGGATTTTTAAGCATGCAAATTTATCAAATATTGGACAAAATAGATGACAATCAGCTTTTCGTGCCAGCTTTTCAACGGGAATACGTTTGGCGAAAAGACGATGCCAAGAAATTGATGTCATCGCTCATTAAGGAGTATCCTAC comes from the Desulfobacterales bacterium genome and includes:
- a CDS encoding restriction endonuclease subunit S produces the protein MRPDLLFDNFNLVTEASDGIPKMREMILQLAVQGKLVPQDPNDEHASELLKRISAEKERLAKEGKIKKSKPLPPVDPDEVPYELPVGWEWVRLGEIQTFINGYAFKSADYQNEGVGIVRIGDISNGQISKHNMKYVSFELADSLDPNLFVQKNDLLIAMSGATTGKLGLNRTDEILILNQRVGKFDTILINKEFLYFYLNTRIKENLRISAGSAIQNLSTKQINNTFTPLPPIKEQERIVEKVDQLMTLCDQMEAEKEKTLKHRVTLNATAIDHLLGARSADEFDKHWHLIANNFDLLYDNPENVQKLRQAILQLAVSGKLIPQDPSDEPSSELLKRIKAEKDRLIKEGKIKKPKSLTPVEPNEVPYELPEGWAWTRLGTVGLINPRNSSDDKSPVSFVPMTLIPSKYGETIITEKRTWGEIKSGYTHFAENDVVLAKITPCFQNGKSAVMKGLENGIGAGTTELHVFRRIGNTIVPEYVLLYLKSPKFIEEGIPKMTGSAGQKRVPKDYFSQNPFPLPPIEEQKRIILKANHLMNLCDQMEAYLENSSSQADTLFNAIAEQVTASSTNSAYVN